CAGACAGGGGAAGCGGGCGATCACTTTCTGCACAATCCTGATGGGTCGCTGTTTGTGGGGGATGTGTGGCCGGGGGCGGCGGTGTTTCCTGATTTCACGCAGCAGGCGACGCGGAAGTGGTGGGGCGGGCTCTACAAGCAGTTTTACTCCTACGGGGTGGGCGGCTTCTGGAATGACATGAATGAGCCGTCTGTCTTCAACACGGCCACGAAGACCGCGCCTCTCGATGTGGTGGGTCAGGTGAAAGAGCCGGGCTTCAAGACGCGCGCGATCACGCAGCGCGAGATGCACAACATCATGGGGCTTGAGAATTCCCGCGCGACCTATGACGGGCTGCTGGCGTTGAAGCCGAATCAGCGCGCCTTTGTGTTGACGCGTGCCACCTTTGCGGGCGGCCAGCGCTATGCCGCGACGTGGACGGGAGATAATTCGGCGACCTGGGCGCAGCTTGCGTTGAGCACTCCGATGCTCGAGAACATGGGCCTGAGCGGGTTCACGATGACGGGCGACGACATTGGGGGATTTCTGGGATCGCCCTCGATGGACCTGTTGACGAAGTGGTTTGAGGTGGGCGCGTTCAATCCGATCTTCCGCGATCACACGGACAAGGGCACGCATCCGCAGGAGCCGTGGGCCGGAGGGCCCGCGCAGGAGGCGATTCGCCGGAAATACATCGACACGCGCTATCGGCTGCTGCCCTATTTCTACACGACGGTGCAGCATGCCTCCGAGACGGGGATTCCGGTGATGCGGCCGCTGTTCCTGGATTTTCCGAAAGCTGCTTCGGACGGAGACCCGCTCGATCTGGATGCGCCGGGCGAGTTCTTGTTTGGTCCGGACCTGCTGGTGGCTCCGCCACGCTATCCCGATGAGGTGCAGGATTACACGGTGACGCTGCCGCCGGCGCCCTGGTATGACTTCTGGACTGGCGAGAAGGTGACGCCGGATGCGGGTGCAGCGCAGGCCGGAGCCGGCAATGAGGCAAAGCTCGCGACGGTTACGGTTCATCCCACGCTGGCGGTGCTGCCGGTGTATGCGAAGGGCGGTTCGGTGATCCCGATGCAGCCGCTGGTTGAGAGCACGGAACAGACGCCGCAGGGGCCGCTGGAGTTGAGGGTGTATCCGGGACCGGATTGCCACGGGACGCTCTACGATGACGACGGGATCAGCTTTGATTACAAGCATGGCGATTTTCTGCGTGTGGATTACACCTGCGCGTCTTCGCCGCACGAGTTGACGCTGCACATCGGTGCGCAGAAGGGGACGTATCCCGCATGGTGGAAGCAGGTTCGCGTGCTGGTGTATGGCTGGCCACAGCCAGCGGAGCATGCGACGGCGCTGCTGGACGGCAACGCGGTGCAAGGGGTGCAATACGACGCGGCGCAGCATGCGGTGCAGGTGGTGATTCCGCAGAACAAGAACGGCGGGACGCTGACGCTGCGGAACTAACTCTGAGGTGCGGCGCTTTCGGTGACGATGATGCGGTCGTGCAGGCGCTGATCGCCCGAGGCCGAGGCGTCGCCGGAGACGACATAGGCGACGGCCGCGCCGATGAGGGCGGGAATGAGGAAGGCGTGCGCGCCAGTGGCTTCGGCTACAAAGACGACGGCTGCGAGCGGAGTCTTGTATCCGGCAGCGATGAAGGATGCCATGCCCACGGCCGCGTACAACTCTGGTGCGGAGCTGTGCGCGACGGATTGCGCGAAGGCGGTTCCCAGCGCGCCGCCGGTGAGGAACAGCGGGACGAACATGGCGCTGACTCCGCCAGCGGCGAGCGTAAAGAGTGTGGCTGCGAGCTTGAGCACGCTGAAGACCAGCAGTTCAAGTGACGAGTGGTGCTGGTGGAGCAGGATGCCCACCGCTTCGTAATTTGCGCCCAGCGGCACCAATGGGCCGCGATAGAGCGCGAGGAAAGCGAAGCCACAAAGGCCGGTGGCAAAGCTGCCGAGCGTGAGCTTGATCCAGTGAGGCCTGCGCCATTGCACAAACCAACGGCGCGCCCGGCGAAATGTGGTGACGAAGGCCGTGGCCACCAGGCCGACCAGAAGCCCCAGCAGCGCGCACCATGCGAGGTCTGCGTCCCGCCAGGTGACGGCGCTATGAAAGCCGAAGAGCGGCTGGCTGCCCAGAATGGAGGCCAGCGTGGCATAGGAAACCACCGAGGCAATGAGCGAGGGCACCAGCGCTTCATGGGCGAGGTCGTCCTTGTAGGGCATCTCCAATGCGAAGACGATGCCGGTGAGCGGCGCACGGAAGACGGCAGACATGCCGGCGGCCGCGCCACAGATGAGCAGGATGCGCCGGTCAGTCCCGGTGAGGCGCAGGCGCTTTTGCAGTCTGGTCCACAACAGAGAACCCACCGCGCCGCCGCCGTAGATGCTGGGGCCCTCAAGCGCCGCGCTGCCACCGAGGCCTACGGTGGTGATGGCCGCGATGAGCTTGGGGACGAAGGAGCGCAGATTCATGCGGCCCGAGTGCTCGTGGTAGGAGCGAATCACTTCCTCAGTGGAATGCTCATCGGGGTTTGGCGTGAACCACTGCATGATGAGTCCGGTGAGCAGGCCGCAGAGCAGGAGGCCGGGAAGGATTGTCCAGGGGTGGTGCAGATAGAGGCCGAGCACGGGGGGCCAGATTCCCTTGAGGATGACGACCGCGATCAAGGTGATGAGCAGGCCGGTGATGACTCCGACGAGGGGCGCGGCGATGAGCCACTTGATGAGATCGCGCGAATAGATTTCCTTGAGGTCCTGATGCACAAGGGGAAGATATTTCTCCAGCAGCGGATGATGCAGCAGCCGGTAGGGCCGCGCCATGGTTGCGTGCGGCGATGCCGGTGTGCGCGAGGTATCTGTATGGTCTTTCAACGCTGCACCTTGTCTGCGTTCTGCATTCTCAACATGCCGGAGCGCACGCGGCTAACTTCTTCCTTGTGGAGTTGCGTGAGCCCGGCCAGGATTTTTCTTCCGCGGGGAGTCAGAGAGACGCGCACGGCGCGGCCATCGTCCGGGTCGGGTTGCCGCTCGACGAGGCCGCCTTGCTCCGCGCGCTCGACGAGGCCGATTACGGAGTGATGCTTCTCCTGCAGGAATTCAGCCAGTTCTGAGATATTGGCTGTTCCCGTCTGGCTGAAGCCGGCAATGCCCAGCATCAACTGATGCTGCTGCGGCGTGATGCCGGCGGCGCGGGCGGCCTGCTCACTGAAGCGCAGGAATTTGCGGAGCGAGTATCGAAAGGCTGCCAGATCACGGAGCGTTGCGAGGAGTTCGAGTTGATTGTCTTCCGGGCTCATGTTCTCTGTTTTTATTTATATCGTATAGCGATATAAATGCGGCAGGCTAACGAGCTCTGGAGCGGCGCGATTCCCTCATCTTCATGGGAAACGGGTCAAGTTGGCCGGAAATTGTGATTTTCGTTCCAGTGAATTCTTCTCTGGCGCGGAAAACATTTTCTCGGGTACTATGTTCGAGCTTAGAAAAGCGATTTTTCATGACAACGTTGTTCTGCTTGAAAGCGCGGGCGGTGAGGCCGGTTTTTGAGCAGGCTCGCGCGGCCAGGACGGCCGACCCACCCATGTTGCAGTGCTTGCAGGAGCACTGGTAAAGGAGAAAGACCATGAGGCAACACAAATTGCATGTAGCGGCTGGACTGGCGCTTTGCGCCGGTATGCTGCTGATGCTGCCGAGTGCGTTCGCACAGTCGCAGACGCAATCGCCATCCACTCCGGCTTATCTGAATCCGTCGCTGCCCCCGGTGGTGCGTGCCCGCGATCTGGTGAGCCGCATGACGCTCAAGGAGAAGGCTTCGCAGCTTGTAAATGCGGCGCGCGCGATTCCGAGACTGAAGGTGCCAGCTTACAACTGGTGGAGCGAAGCGCTACACGGCGTGGCGGTGAACGGGACGACCGAGTTCCCGGAGCCGATCGGTCTGGGCGCAACCTTTGACGTGCCGGCGATTCACGAGATGGCCGTGGACATTGGCACGGAAGGCCGCGTGGTCTATGAGGAGAACGAGAAGGATGGATCGTCGAAGATCTTTCACGGTCTCGATTTCTGGGCGCCGAATCTGAACATCTTCCGCGATCCCCGCTGGGGCCGCGGGCAGGAGACTTACGGCGAAGATCCGTTCCTGACCGGCAAGATGGGTGTGGCCTTTGTCTCGGGCATGCAGGGCGACAATCCGAAGTACTATCGGGTGATTGCGACGCCGAAGCACTTTGACGTTCACAGCGGCCCGGAGCCGACGCGCCACTTTGCCGATGTGGATGTGAGCCTGCACGATCAGCTTGATACGTATGAGCCGGCCTTTCGCGCGGCCATCATGCAGGGCCATGCGGACTCGGTGATGTGCTCCTACAACGCGATCAATGGCCAGCCGGCCTGTGCGAATCAGTTCACGCTGCAGCATCAGTTGCGCGGTGCGTGGGGCTTCAAGGGCTATGTGGTGTCAGACTGCGACGCAGTGCATGACATTTACAGCGGCCATAAATACCGTCCGACGCTGGCGCAGGCCGCGGCTATCTCCATGGAGCGCGGCATGGACAATGACTGCGCCGACTTTGCCCAGCCGAAGGGCGACGACGACTACAAGGCATACATTGACGCAGTGCAACAGGGCTACCTGAGCCAGCAGGCGATGGATACGGCGCTGGTACGGCTCTTCACGGCGCGCATCAAGCTGGGGCTGTTTGATCCGAAGGGCATGGACCCGTATGCGGACACGCCGCACAGCGAACTCAATAGCCCGGCGCATCGCGCCTATGCGCGCAAGCTGGCCGATGAGTCGATGGTGCTTTTGAAGAATGACGGCACGCTGCCGCTCAAGCCGGGCAGCGTCCACAGCATTGCCGTGGTGGGTCCGCTGGCCGACCAGACGGCGGTGCTGCTGGGCAACTACAACGGCGTTCCGACGCACACGGTTTCGTTTCTTGAAGGGCTGCGTGCGGAGTACCCGAACACGAAGATCACGTATGTGCCGGGAACGCAGTTCCTGAGCGACACGGCGAATCCGGTGCCGGACAGCGCACTGACCACGCCTGACGGCAAGCCCGGCCTCAAGGCCGAGTATGACGACTGGCAGGGCATTCAGATGGGCCCGGGCGCGAAGCCGAAGCCGATCATGACGCGCGTGGATGCCAACATCGACCTGAAGAAGAGCAATCTGCCGGCCGCGGCTGCGGGCAAAAAGTCGGTGGGCGTGCAGTGGTCGGGTTTCCTGACTCCTGAGCAGGATGGCTACTACCTCGTCGGTATTCGTGCGAACGGCTTTGCTCGCGTCTCGGTTAATGGCCGCGATGTGGCGCGCCAGTACGGCTCAAAGAACGCGACCACGACGCTGGGCCGCGTGCTGCTGCACAAGGGGCAGAAGGTGCCGATCAAGGTGATGTTCGGTGCGCAGGGCAATGACAATCCTGAGGCGCAACTGCTGTGGGCGCCGGTGGATAACACTCCCTCGCCGGCGGCTGTGGCAGCGGCGAAGAAGGCCGATGTAGTCATTGCCGTGGTGGGCATCACGAGCAAGCTGGAAGGCGAAGAGATGCCGGTGGATCAGCCGGGCTTTTTGGGCGGCGACCGCACCAACCTGCAGATGCCTGAGCCGGAAGAAGCGCTGGTGGAGGCCGTAGCCAAGACCGGCAAGCCGGTCGTGGTGGTGCTGATGAACGGCAGCGCGCTGGCCGTGAACTGGATCAGCCAGCATGCCAACGCGGTGCTGGAAGCCTGGTACTCGGGTGAAGAAGGCGGCGCGGCGATTGCGGACACGCTGAGCGGCAAGAATGATCCGGCGGGCCGTTTGCCGGTGACCTTCTACAAGAGCGTGAACCAGTTGCCGAACTTTGAAGACTATTCCATGGAGAACCGGACCTACCGCTACTTCAAGGGCAAGCCGCTTTATCCGTTTGGCTATGGTTTGAGCTACACGACGTTCCGGTACTCTGACCTGAGCATTCCTCATGCGACGGTGGATGCGGGGCAGCCGGTAGAGGCCAGCGCGACCGTGACCAACACGGGCAAGGTGGCCGGGGATGAAGTGGTGCAGCTCTATCTGAAGTTCCCGAAGGTGGATGGTGCGCCGGATATCGCGCTGCGCGGCTTCCAGCGCATTCACCTGGAGCCGGGCCAGAGCCAGCAGGTGCACTTTGAGCTGAAGAAGCGCGACCTGAGCATGGTGACCGCACTGGGCCAGATCATCGTCGCCCAGGGCGATTACACGCTGAGCATCGGCGGCGGCCAGCCGGATACGGTGGCCCCGGTTGTGACGGGACACTTCCACATCCACGGGCAGATCGGCCTGGCCGAATAACCCCAGGAGCCTGACGGCGGAGAGCATCTGCCGTCAGGTGAACGAATCTGCAGCAGGCATAGAGGGGCGCATGGCGAGAGCTGTGCGCCCTTCTTTTTGGGGGAGGGTTTGCGAACGTGCTGGGGGAGAAGAGAGATGGCGGAGGGAGAGGGATTCGAACCCCCGTTAGCCTCACGGCTAAAGCGGTTTTCAAGACCGCCTGTTTCAACCACTCACACATCCCTCCGCGAGTGGCGGCTGTTGCGCTTCTTTATTGTACGATGGCGGCCGGCGATGCCGTAGAAAGGCGTGGGTAGGCCGGTACTCCGCCGCACCTTTCCGGTGCAGCGGGGTCAGGTGCAGCGGGGGTCCGGTGCAGCGGGCGGGGAGGTTTTAGGGTTCCTTCTTCTCGGGGGCGGTGCTGTGGTTTGCCTGCTGGAAGACGCGCTGCATGACGAAGTCCGGGGTGACCTGCTCGCCGGAGAGCAGCATGGCGGTCAGTTCGCCGCCGAGCACCTGCGGAGCGATGACCACATCGGGCTGCACCAGCTTGACGCGGCTGAGATGGCGGGCATCATTCACGGCCGCCACGGTGCGGGCTGAGCCGTTCAACTCCTTGACGGCGAGGATGGTGAAGGCATTTTCCGAGTCGTCCACCAGCATGGCCAGCACGGCCTCGGCCTTGTGGGCGCCGGCCTCACGTAGCACGTCTACCATGCTGGGGTCGCCCACCACCATATCTACGTCTGGTTTCTGGCCCTCTTCGGGGGTTTCGCGGACGATGCGGGTGACGGGGCGGCCGCGGCGGGCGAGTTCACGCCACGTATTCACAGCCAGCGGCGTGTTGCCGATGACGACGAAGTGATTTTCGCGTTTCATGCGAGGACCTTTGCGATTGATGATCCGCTGCAGGCTCTGGCCTACCAGCGGAGCGATGACGGCAGTCAAGGATGTTGCAAAGACCGCGACGCCCAGCATCATGATGGAGATGGTGAACATGCGGGCTTCCATGGTGCGCGGCACAATGTCGCCGTAGCCGACCGTGCTCATGGTGACCATGGAGTAGTAGAGGGCCGTGGGCAGGTCGGCGATGTGAGGCTTGAACTGCGTGCCCAGGTAATAGGAGCCAAAGGTGGCATAGAGCAGCAACATCACCACCGAGGTGATGGCAAACAGTGTGCTGGCTGCGACGCTGGACCGGTCAAAGCTGCGCCAGGTGAGCAGCAGCACGATCAGCGTGAAGGCGAAGTAAGCCAGCATGACCTCGACCTGTACGCGTCCCGTGAGCAGCGTATTGACGAGGCCGAGCGCGGCGAGGAGCGTGGCCATGGTCCAGGCCAGGCGCGAGCGCCAGAGCAGGGCGATGCCCATGGCGACCATGCCGCCGCCGATGAGCAGCGAGGGCAGCAGGTGGGGGTTCATGTTGAACTGGCCCTGCATCAACTGGTTGAAGTAGTAGCGCCAGGTGCTGCCGAACTTCGAGTCCAGAATCCACCAGCCACCGAGCGCCAGCAGAAGAAACAGCGGCACATGCGGAAACCAGTATTGCGCCCGGGAAAAGTAATGCAGTCGCTGGAAGCGGGCGCGCACGCGCTGTAGCAGAGAGGGAATCATGAACGTGCCCAGTGTAAACGTGCCCAGTGGAATGGTTCTGTGGAGTTCGATGCGCGGGCTCTGGGCAGAAGCTGTTGCGAGCCGCGGATTTTCGGCGAAAAGCCCTCTGGTTTGACGGTCTTATGAGGAAAGGGATACCTTGGCAGGCGATAGTAAATCGAATTACCATGCGTTGCCATGTCCGCTGCCGGGCGCGCGCCGACGCATGGATTCTGTATGATTCAACCGTCGTAATGAAGGGAATGCCATGAGGCCATTCAAATCACTTTTGGGCTGGTGCACTCTGACGCCGGCAGCCATGTTGTGCCTGATTGCCGCCGCGGGGCCGCAGGCTGGTGCGCAGGCGAAGTACCAGCATCCGTGGGATAACCCGAATCAGCCGATTCAAAAGCGTGTGCATGAGCTGGTTTCGCAGATGACGCTGCAGGAAGAAGCCGCGCAGATGATGAACACCGCGCCTGCGATTCCGCGCCTGGGAGTGCCTGCTTACAACTGGTGGAGCGAGGGGTTGCACGGGATTGCGCGCTCCGGCTATGCGACGGTGTTTCCGCAGGCGATCGGGATGTCGGCGACGTTTGATCCGGCGGCAATTCACCAGATGGGCACCACGGTCTCGACCGAGGCCCGCGCCAAGTACAACTGGGCGATCCGGCATGACATTCA
The DNA window shown above is from Acidobacterium capsulatum ATCC 51196 and carries:
- a CDS encoding TIM-barrel domain-containing protein, with the translated sequence MSVWRALVFRCFGCLCVAAGFGAAAIAQAQVVALTHVGHVRPLPDGIEVQSGPGVLRVLALRGDVLRFTMSSTAKLPDGGSWAVLPAAREARVKVTPYSSADAVGFDTPDLEVRIARSTMLTTVLDAQGHVLMRDASPVEFYKSDKEGDTGFEVWKVMPRNEHYFGLGDKTAPLDRRGWQFTMWNTDHPYWQRGTDPIYKDIPYFMAFRAGKAYGLYLDNTWRTTFDFGKERRDEYSFGSEGGPLDYYFFYGPTPKKVERDYAWLTGTMPLPPKWTLGYQQSRFSYGTAAKVRAIADHLRQDKIPADAIYMDIDYQVHYRPFTIDEKKFPDFPALVKELAKQDFHLVMITDLHIAYLPKDKSYAPFQTGEAGDHFLHNPDGSLFVGDVWPGAAVFPDFTQQATRKWWGGLYKQFYSYGVGGFWNDMNEPSVFNTATKTAPLDVVGQVKEPGFKTRAITQREMHNIMGLENSRATYDGLLALKPNQRAFVLTRATFAGGQRYAATWTGDNSATWAQLALSTPMLENMGLSGFTMTGDDIGGFLGSPSMDLLTKWFEVGAFNPIFRDHTDKGTHPQEPWAGGPAQEAIRRKYIDTRYRLLPYFYTTVQHASETGIPVMRPLFLDFPKAASDGDPLDLDAPGEFLFGPDLLVAPPRYPDEVQDYTVTLPPAPWYDFWTGEKVTPDAGAAQAGAGNEAKLATVTVHPTLAVLPVYAKGGSVIPMQPLVESTEQTPQGPLELRVYPGPDCHGTLYDDDGISFDYKHGDFLRVDYTCASSPHELTLHIGAQKGTYPAWWKQVRVLVYGWPQPAEHATALLDGNAVQGVQYDAAQHAVQVVIPQNKNGGTLTLRN
- a CDS encoding glycoside hydrolase family 3 C-terminal domain-containing protein: MRQHKLHVAAGLALCAGMLLMLPSAFAQSQTQSPSTPAYLNPSLPPVVRARDLVSRMTLKEKASQLVNAARAIPRLKVPAYNWWSEALHGVAVNGTTEFPEPIGLGATFDVPAIHEMAVDIGTEGRVVYEENEKDGSSKIFHGLDFWAPNLNIFRDPRWGRGQETYGEDPFLTGKMGVAFVSGMQGDNPKYYRVIATPKHFDVHSGPEPTRHFADVDVSLHDQLDTYEPAFRAAIMQGHADSVMCSYNAINGQPACANQFTLQHQLRGAWGFKGYVVSDCDAVHDIYSGHKYRPTLAQAAAISMERGMDNDCADFAQPKGDDDYKAYIDAVQQGYLSQQAMDTALVRLFTARIKLGLFDPKGMDPYADTPHSELNSPAHRAYARKLADESMVLLKNDGTLPLKPGSVHSIAVVGPLADQTAVLLGNYNGVPTHTVSFLEGLRAEYPNTKITYVPGTQFLSDTANPVPDSALTTPDGKPGLKAEYDDWQGIQMGPGAKPKPIMTRVDANIDLKKSNLPAAAAGKKSVGVQWSGFLTPEQDGYYLVGIRANGFARVSVNGRDVARQYGSKNATTTLGRVLLHKGQKVPIKVMFGAQGNDNPEAQLLWAPVDNTPSPAAVAAAKKADVVIAVVGITSKLEGEEMPVDQPGFLGGDRTNLQMPEPEEALVEAVAKTGKPVVVVLMNGSALAVNWISQHANAVLEAWYSGEEGGAAIADTLSGKNDPAGRLPVTFYKSVNQLPNFEDYSMENRTYRYFKGKPLYPFGYGLSYTTFRYSDLSIPHATVDAGQPVEASATVTNTGKVAGDEVVQLYLKFPKVDGAPDIALRGFQRIHLEPGQSQQVHFELKKRDLSMVTALGQIIVAQGDYTLSIGGGQPDTVAPVVTGHFHIHGQIGLAE
- a CDS encoding chloride channel protein, whose product is MKDHTDTSRTPASPHATMARPYRLLHHPLLEKYLPLVHQDLKEIYSRDLIKWLIAAPLVGVITGLLITLIAVVILKGIWPPVLGLYLHHPWTILPGLLLCGLLTGLIMQWFTPNPDEHSTEEVIRSYHEHSGRMNLRSFVPKLIAAITTVGLGGSAALEGPSIYGGGAVGSLLWTRLQKRLRLTGTDRRILLICGAAAGMSAVFRAPLTGIVFALEMPYKDDLAHEALVPSLIASVVSYATLASILGSQPLFGFHSAVTWRDADLAWCALLGLLVGLVATAFVTTFRRARRWFVQWRRPHWIKLTLGSFATGLCGFAFLALYRGPLVPLGANYEAVGILLHQHHSSLELLVFSVLKLAATLFTLAAGGVSAMFVPLFLTGGALGTAFAQSVAHSSAPELYAAVGMASFIAAGYKTPLAAVVFVAEATGAHAFLIPALIGAAVAYVVSGDASASGDQRLHDRIIVTESAAPQS
- a CDS encoding MarR family winged helix-turn-helix transcriptional regulator, which encodes MSPEDNQLELLATLRDLAAFRYSLRKFLRFSEQAARAAGITPQQHQLMLGIAGFSQTGTANISELAEFLQEKHHSVIGLVERAEQGGLVERQPDPDDGRAVRVSLTPRGRKILAGLTQLHKEEVSRVRSGMLRMQNADKVQR
- the kch gene encoding voltage-gated potassium channel protein, with the translated sequence MIPSLLQRVRARFQRLHYFSRAQYWFPHVPLFLLLALGGWWILDSKFGSTWRYYFNQLMQGQFNMNPHLLPSLLIGGGMVAMGIALLWRSRLAWTMATLLAALGLVNTLLTGRVQVEVMLAYFAFTLIVLLLTWRSFDRSSVAASTLFAITSVVMLLLYATFGSYYLGTQFKPHIADLPTALYYSMVTMSTVGYGDIVPRTMEARMFTISIMMLGVAVFATSLTAVIAPLVGQSLQRIINRKGPRMKRENHFVVIGNTPLAVNTWRELARRGRPVTRIVRETPEEGQKPDVDMVVGDPSMVDVLREAGAHKAEAVLAMLVDDSENAFTILAVKELNGSARTVAAVNDARHLSRVKLVQPDVVIAPQVLGGELTAMLLSGEQVTPDFVMQRVFQQANHSTAPEKKEP